Genomic segment of Anaerosporomusa subterranea:
CTCGTATGTGGATAGTTTCGCTGATGTTGGCCGTCTCGGCTGTAAAAATCGCGAGATGATCAGCGGGACGATCGGGAAAATAATAGCAACACAGATCAGAAATCCAATAGCGCCAAAATCCTGCATCAATAAGTCCACCTCCCTCTTACTAAATAGATACAAACAAAGCTGTGAAAGTTATAACATCCGTGCAAGATGGAAAAAAGTCTCTATTGCCGGATTCAGCCAGCAACTAGAGACTTCTCTTGCAAAATTCATGCCATATTAAAAGCCATACCGATTCGAAAAAAAACGGCAATAAATGGCGCAAATCCTGCACATCCAGGCAGCTCCAATGGTTTAACCCCATCAAGGCGGCTAAACGGATGCGAATTAGTTGCAATACCATGTTTCGGTCTGAAACATCACAGTTCCTGCCACACTAGTCATTTTTTTCTACATTTTCCGTCAAATCAGACAAAATCGCAACTCTGGCACTTTAGCTATGTATTCCTGAATTAGGTATGATCCCTTCAAAATCCTGCATGTATGCTTCTCAAAATCCGGTATTTCGGGTATAATATCACTGAAGGCTGATGAAATAAAGGGGAAATAATATGCTTAAAGAATTTAAAGCATTTGTCTTAAGAGGCAATGTCGTCGACCTAGCGATCGGTGTTATTATTGGAGCATCTTTTGGTAAGATTGTAACCTCATTTGTTAATGACATCTTAATGCCGCCGATTGGTCTTATCTTAGGCAAAGTGAGTTTTGCCGATTTATTTATCAATTTATCGGACAAGCCTTATGCTACACTGGCACAAGCCAAAGCAGCCGGCGCACCGACAATTAATTACGGCCTATTCATAAATAATGTCATCGACTTTTTGATTGTAGCTGCCGTTATCTTCTTTGTGATTCAACAATTATTCACTCGTCTTCAGAAAAAGCCCGCCCCGGCGCCGTCTGAGCCAACCACCAAAGAATGTAATCATTGCTTTTCCACTATTTCACTCAAGGCAACTCGTTGCCCGCATTGCACCTCTGTGCTAAACGACTAGAAACAAAGACGAAAGGGCTCTCTGCCTGCGGAAACCGCTGGCAGAGAGCCCTTTTATTTTACTATTTGTTCCGCAAATGGTCTGCAATCGATGTAAATTGAAAGCTTTGCATAATAGCCTCCAGTTTGGCTTTAGTGCTGTCAATAT
This window contains:
- the mscL gene encoding large conductance mechanosensitive channel protein MscL; this translates as MLKEFKAFVLRGNVVDLAIGVIIGASFGKIVTSFVNDILMPPIGLILGKVSFADLFINLSDKPYATLAQAKAAGAPTINYGLFINNVIDFLIVAAVIFFVIQQLFTRLQKKPAPAPSEPTTKECNHCFSTISLKATRCPHCTSVLND